A part of Winslowiella toletana genomic DNA contains:
- a CDS encoding aldo/keto reductase, whose protein sequence is MHTRHLSLDLNVSTIGYGAMGLSEFYGDTDDNTSLKLLSKLIEHGINFIDTADQYGRGHNERLIGHFLAKLDNQTRQQFKIATKCGIERNPDAAYARKINNHPDYIVRSCHESLQRLGVEKIDLFYLHRVDKNADIEESMHCLSRLVQEGKIGHIGLCEVSAATLQKAHAVFPVTALQTEYSLWTRDIEATILPVVKSLGIGLVPYSPLGRGFLTGKYLNNTDFADGDFRKNNARFQQQNIDHNRQLLNAITPLTDKYQCTYGQIALAWLLAQYEKTVPIPGTKNDKYLAENAAAANIRLDASDLTVLDNMQSDIIIKGSRYTDEGMKGINV, encoded by the coding sequence ATGCATACAAGACATCTTTCACTGGATCTGAACGTCAGCACTATCGGCTACGGCGCCATGGGGTTGAGTGAATTTTATGGCGACACTGACGACAACACGTCATTAAAATTATTAAGTAAACTTATTGAGCACGGCATTAATTTTATTGATACTGCTGACCAGTATGGCCGTGGTCATAATGAGCGGCTTATCGGCCATTTTTTAGCAAAACTGGATAATCAAACGCGGCAGCAATTTAAAATAGCGACCAAATGTGGCATCGAACGTAATCCTGATGCGGCCTATGCCAGAAAAATAAATAATCATCCGGACTATATTGTACGTAGCTGCCACGAATCGTTGCAACGACTCGGCGTGGAAAAAATCGATCTGTTTTATCTTCACCGTGTTGATAAAAATGCAGATATTGAAGAGAGCATGCACTGTTTATCCCGACTGGTGCAGGAGGGGAAAATCGGTCATATCGGCTTGTGTGAAGTCTCTGCTGCAACCTTGCAAAAAGCCCACGCGGTATTTCCGGTTACGGCGCTGCAAACGGAATATTCACTGTGGACGCGTGATATTGAAGCGACCATTTTGCCTGTGGTGAAATCACTGGGAATTGGGCTGGTGCCTTATTCCCCACTGGGTCGTGGATTTCTGACTGGAAAATATCTGAACAACACCGATTTCGCCGATGGTGATTTTCGCAAAAATAATGCACGTTTCCAGCAGCAGAATATCGATCACAATCGTCAGCTGTTGAATGCTATTACACCGCTAACGGATAAATACCAGTGTACTTATGGTCAGATTGCGCTGGCATGGTTACTGGCGCAATATGAAAAGACTGTACCTATTCCGGGCACCAAAAACGATAAATATCTGGCAGAGAATGCTGCCGCTGCAAATATCCGGCTAGATGCCTCGGATCTTACCGTACTGGATAATATGCAAAGCGACATCATCATTAAAGGCAGCAGGTATACCGATGAGGGCATGAAAGGCATTAATGTTTAA
- a CDS encoding putative T6SS immunity periplasmic lipoprotein, whose protein sequence is MKTNIKLHSLLLLSSLFALTGCPGSGDRLKADETTTVNKVGSDICFLVPDAEDYQPTLIAINPRGTPPKNLSVTDMPDLAIQNGKLCIPPSFHQFPEEGQFIVQYILASKSDKDSRRSVVTGLEFSDGRVHNIPLTDQEITR, encoded by the coding sequence ATGAAAACCAATATTAAATTGCACTCTCTTTTACTGCTCTCATCTCTGTTTGCTCTGACTGGTTGTCCCGGTTCAGGGGACAGATTAAAGGCTGACGAAACAACCACTGTCAACAAGGTCGGAAGCGATATATGCTTTCTGGTTCCGGATGCGGAAGACTACCAGCCCACGCTTATTGCCATAAATCCAAGGGGAACCCCACCAAAAAATCTGTCAGTCACCGATATGCCTGACCTGGCCATACAAAATGGCAAGTTATGTATTCCCCCTTCGTTTCATCAGTTTCCTGAAGAAGGGCAGTTCATCGTCCAGTATATTCTCGCTTCTAAAAGCGACAAAGATTCGCGCAGAAGTGTTGTAACTGGTCTGGAGTTTTCAGATGGCCGTGTTCACAATATACCGCTCACTGACCAGGAAATTACAAGGTAA
- a CDS encoding TetR/AcrR family transcriptional regulator, translated as MEENRIKLISAARKAFAEKGFAAASMDELTAQAGLTRGALYHNFGDKKGLLAAVVAQVDGEMAARAQDAAAQYEDGWEQLLAQGTAYIELATDPEIQRIVLLDGPAFLGDPSQWPSQNVCLHETKLALTALAANNILQPVDVEAAARLLNGAALNAAQWVAVSEDPQITLPKAIEAFKYLATGMLKVKSSAP; from the coding sequence ATGGAAGAGAATCGTATAAAATTGATCTCTGCGGCGCGCAAAGCCTTTGCTGAGAAGGGTTTCGCTGCCGCGTCAATGGATGAGCTTACTGCGCAGGCTGGTCTGACCCGCGGAGCGCTTTATCACAATTTTGGTGATAAAAAAGGACTGCTGGCCGCCGTCGTTGCTCAGGTTGATGGGGAGATGGCCGCACGCGCGCAAGATGCAGCAGCCCAATACGAAGATGGCTGGGAACAACTGCTCGCTCAGGGAACCGCTTACATTGAACTGGCTACAGACCCTGAAATTCAACGCATTGTGCTACTGGATGGTCCGGCGTTTCTCGGCGACCCCTCGCAGTGGCCCAGCCAGAATGTCTGCCTGCATGAAACTAAGCTGGCGCTCACAGCCCTTGCAGCAAACAATATTCTGCAACCTGTCGATGTGGAAGCCGCTGCCCGACTGCTCAACGGCGCTGCCCTCAATGCCGCCCAGTGGGTTGCCGTAAGTGAAGATCCGCAAATAACCTTGCCAAAAGCGATTGAAGCGTTTAAATATCTGGCGACAGGTATGCTGAAGGTGAAATCGTCGGCGCCATAG
- a CDS encoding PA4780 family RIO1-like protein kinase, producing MKIPNRIQPLVDDGLIDEVLQRLKSGKEADVYTVLCGDTIQCAKVYKEAMQRSFKQAVQYQEGRKVRNSRNSRAMQKGSKFGRKQQEESWQMAEVDALFRLADAGVRVPQPYMCIDGVLLMELVTDAEGMVAPRLSDVTLAEENAVADFDTMIRNIVRMLCAGIVHGDLSEFNVLLDAQGPVIIDLPQAVDAAANNLAESMFERDVNNITAYYGQFAPQLLQTRYAKEIWMLYEDGKLTPETPLTGLFVEEAHEVDVDSLMDEIIAAEDEFYERQRAAKERDEE from the coding sequence ATGAAAATCCCAAACCGAATCCAACCTCTGGTCGATGATGGCCTGATAGACGAAGTGCTTCAGCGACTGAAAAGCGGCAAAGAAGCTGACGTTTACACCGTTTTATGTGGTGACACGATCCAGTGCGCCAAAGTGTATAAAGAAGCCATGCAACGTAGTTTTAAGCAGGCCGTGCAGTACCAGGAAGGACGTAAAGTCCGTAATTCTCGTAATTCCCGCGCCATGCAAAAAGGCTCAAAGTTCGGACGCAAGCAACAAGAAGAGTCCTGGCAAATGGCGGAGGTCGATGCGTTGTTCCGTCTTGCTGACGCCGGGGTGCGCGTACCACAACCCTATATGTGTATTGATGGCGTATTATTGATGGAGCTGGTCACTGATGCAGAAGGCATGGTTGCTCCACGTCTTAGCGATGTAACCCTGGCAGAAGAAAACGCCGTTGCTGATTTTGATACGATGATCCGCAATATCGTGCGCATGTTGTGTGCAGGTATTGTCCACGGGGATTTATCGGAGTTCAACGTGCTGCTTGATGCGCAAGGACCGGTCATTATCGACTTGCCACAAGCGGTAGATGCCGCCGCTAACAACCTTGCGGAATCCATGTTTGAACGAGATGTTAATAACATAACCGCTTACTATGGCCAGTTCGCTCCGCAACTACTGCAAACACGTTATGCGAAAGAAATCTGGATGTTATATGAAGACGGAAAATTAACACCAGAAACACCGCTAACCGGTCTGTTCGTCGAAGAGGCCCACGAAGTGGATGTCGATTCACTGATGGATGAAATCATTGCAGCCGAAGATGAGTTTTACGAGCGTCAGCGGGCAGCCAAAGAACGCGACGAAGAATAA
- a CDS encoding RidA family protein has translation MTQRDAVFPAGRHALYEQHGYSAAIRSGDLLFVSGQVGSHSDGSPEPNFARQVRLAFENLNATLAAAGCTFDDIVDVTSFHTDPENQFATVMAVKNEVFSQPPYPNWTAVGVNWLAGFDFEIKVIARIPAGGGSV, from the coding sequence GTGACGCAACGTGATGCCGTATTTCCCGCAGGCCGCCATGCACTGTATGAACAGCATGGCTATTCAGCTGCCATCCGCTCCGGCGATTTGCTGTTTGTTTCTGGTCAGGTAGGTAGCCATAGCGACGGTTCTCCTGAGCCGAATTTTGCCCGTCAGGTCAGGCTTGCATTTGAAAACCTCAATGCCACGCTGGCGGCGGCAGGCTGTACTTTTGACGATATCGTTGATGTGACCTCATTCCACACCGATCCGGAAAATCAGTTTGCGACGGTAATGGCGGTAAAAAACGAGGTATTCAGTCAACCACCCTATCCTAACTGGACAGCTGTCGGCGTAAACTGGCTGGCAGGTTTTGATTTTGAAATCAAGGTGATTGCTCGTATACCGGCTGGTGGCGGGAGCGTTTAG
- a CDS encoding HNH endonuclease codes for MKSSYAFDLRLVCGGYCYFSTYTLGSVPDDEGLEFRTPSIVINERFVKAVLEMGQHCNLIKNEKAFYEWTCLQGWGLVDVDFAREFIPHWLRKRKCIHSPFGSFTDVSISSPSVRKRTFRGKFKKRILERDNNKCVICSKTQNLTLQHVVPYSRGGETSYRNLVTLCNDCNQELKAEHCSGLYELAGLYDGFEISQLRGTHSNENAVLQAMRFSSNIMHTRADLY; via the coding sequence TTGAAAAGCTCATACGCTTTTGATCTTAGATTGGTCTGTGGCGGTTATTGTTATTTCTCTACTTATACATTAGGTTCAGTTCCCGACGATGAGGGGTTAGAATTTCGCACACCCTCAATTGTAATAAATGAAAGATTTGTTAAAGCAGTATTGGAAATGGGACAACATTGTAATTTAATTAAAAATGAAAAAGCTTTTTATGAATGGACTTGCCTTCAGGGGTGGGGTTTAGTTGACGTTGACTTTGCAAGAGAATTCATCCCTCACTGGCTGAGAAAAAGAAAATGTATACATTCCCCCTTTGGGTCATTCACTGATGTTAGTATTTCTTCGCCCTCAGTTCGAAAAAGAACATTTAGAGGTAAATTTAAAAAAAGAATCTTAGAACGAGATAACAATAAATGTGTTATTTGTTCAAAAACGCAAAACCTGACGTTACAGCATGTTGTTCCATACTCCAGAGGTGGCGAAACCAGCTATCGAAACTTGGTTACTCTATGCAATGATTGTAATCAGGAATTGAAGGCAGAGCATTGTTCTGGACTCTATGAGTTAGCCGGTTTATACGACGGTTTTGAAATATCTCAATTAAGAGGTACTCATTCTAATGAAAACGCAGTACTGCAAGCCATGCGCTTTTCGTCCAATATAATGCATACACGGGCTGACCTATACTGA